In a genomic window of Sarcophilus harrisii chromosome 4, mSarHar1.11, whole genome shotgun sequence:
- the GNG5 gene encoding guanine nucleotide-binding protein G(I)/G(S)/G(O) subunit gamma-5, whose protein sequence is MSSSSNVVAMRKVVQQLRLEASLHRVKVSQAAADLKQFCLQNAQNDPLLTGVSSSTNPFRPQKVCSFL, encoded by the exons ATGTCCAGCAGCTCCAACGTCGTCGCCATGAGGAAGGTGGTGCAGCAGCTGCGGCTCGAGGCCAGCCTCCACCGGGTGAAG GTTTCTCAAGCTGCTGCGGACCTGAAACAATTTTGCCTGCAAAATGCCCAGAATGATCCCCTGTTGACTGGGGTATCTTCCAGCACTAATCCCTTCCGGCCCCAGAAAGTCTGTTCATTCCTGTAG